One Punica granatum isolate Tunisia-2019 chromosome 3, ASM765513v2, whole genome shotgun sequence genomic window carries:
- the LOC116201042 gene encoding uncharacterized protein LOC116201042 yields the protein MLLRSASTPLLNSFTPHASKDSSPESESVAQLPRTRSITLTASSSGSFSPVDHDHSPKRMSRALSESNLRDLAVPKKKPPLARALDGLAVEEEEKDLGGLALEDDGGLRIGSFGGMFLGSGLDKLCDVGGTAGGGGSDGGDGGHGGFGNGWENDRGNESTDAYYQKMIRADPGNPLLLSNYAKYLKELRGDLVKAEEYCGRAILANPNDGDTLSMYGDLVWQQHKDAARAETYFDQAVKASPDDCYVMASYARFLWDAEEDDDEEVAEEPAGTSPPSFFHGIPPSVPPIAAAS from the exons ATGCTTCTGCGCAGCGCATCAACGCCACTGCTGAACTCCTTCACGCCCCACGCATCGAAGGATTCCTCGCCGGAGTCGGAGTCCGTGGCCCAACTCCCCCGTACCCGATCCATAACCTTGACCGCCTCTTCCTCGGGCTCTTTCTCGCCCGTCGATCATGATCACTCCCCGAAGAGAATGAGCCGGGCCTTATCAGAGTCGAACCTCCGTGACCTCGCGGTGCCGAAGAAGAAGCCGCCTCTCGCGAGGGCACTGGACGGgcttgccgtggaggaagaggagaaggaTCTAGGAGGGCTCGCGCTTGAagatgatggaggcttgaggaTCGGATCCTTCGGCGGGATGTTCTTGGGGTCGGGACTGGACAAACTTTGCGATGTAGGGGGCACGGCCGGCGGCGGCGGTTCGGATGGTGGAGACGGCGGTCATGGGGGGTTTGGTAATGGGTGGGAGAACGATAGGGGGAATGAGAGCACGGACGCGTATTACCAAAAGATGATTCGGGCCGATCCTGGGAATCCTCTGCTCCTCAGCAATTATGCCAAGTACCTTAAAGAG TTGCGTGGAGATCTAGTAAAGGCTGAAGAGTACTGCGGGAGGGCGATTCTTGCGAACCCGAATGATGGTGATACTCTTTCCATGTACGGGGACTTGGTATGGCAGCAGCATAAGGATGCTGCACGTGCAGAGACCTACTTCGACCAAGCCGTCAAGGCTTCCCCCGATGATTG CTATGTTATGGCTTCTTATGCTCGGTTTCTTTGGGACGCCGAGGAAGATGACGATGAGGAGGTGGCGGAAGAGCCGGCGGGGACATCACCTCCTAGTTTCTTCCATGGAATTCCTCCATCAGTCCCTCCCATAGCTGCTGCCTCTTAA